One Erythrobacter aureus DNA segment encodes these proteins:
- a CDS encoding DNA polymerase III subunit delta', producing MLLGHETAWREWHEALAGERMHHAWLLAGRRGVGKGSFALAAARELVGADQTEAQHHPDIHVLTYAPKDDKEERKRADGKPYELARSIRIAQIRAMQSRLSTRPTMGDRRAIIVDPADDLERNAANALLKSLEEPPVGTYFLLVSHSPARLLPTIRSRCRVLRFPTVSEAQMDLLLRDLAPDADDATRAAAIAAAAGSPGAARQFVDMELGKVAQAMGNILDRGDPDFHLRGTLAGLIGARPDRERIRAVLELARSVVAQRLEASLDNPHRIIDAHSELVRLSGEQPTYNFDAGLLAMEIGTLLAKAAAASERADG from the coding sequence ATGCTGCTTGGCCATGAAACCGCCTGGCGCGAGTGGCACGAGGCGCTGGCAGGGGAAAGGATGCACCATGCCTGGTTGCTGGCGGGGCGCCGCGGCGTCGGTAAGGGCAGCTTTGCCCTGGCGGCCGCGCGCGAACTCGTCGGAGCGGATCAAACCGAGGCCCAGCACCACCCGGACATCCATGTGCTCACATATGCTCCCAAGGACGACAAGGAAGAGCGCAAGCGCGCCGATGGTAAACCTTACGAATTGGCCCGAAGCATCCGCATCGCACAGATCCGAGCCATGCAAAGCAGGCTGAGTACGCGGCCGACAATGGGCGACAGGCGTGCCATCATCGTCGACCCGGCCGACGATCTCGAGCGCAACGCCGCCAATGCTTTGCTCAAAAGTCTGGAGGAACCACCAGTGGGGACATATTTCCTCCTGGTTTCCCACAGCCCGGCCCGGCTATTGCCCACTATCCGCTCGCGCTGCCGTGTATTGCGCTTCCCGACCGTATCCGAAGCGCAAATGGACCTTCTATTACGCGATCTGGCGCCGGATGCGGATGACGCAACCCGGGCGGCAGCCATTGCGGCGGCTGCGGGGTCTCCGGGGGCCGCTCGGCAATTCGTCGACATGGAACTGGGCAAGGTCGCGCAGGCCATGGGGAACATCCTCGACCGGGGAGATCCCGATTTTCACCTCCGGGGCACGCTGGCCGGGTTGATCGGCGCCCGTCCGGACCGCGAACGCATCCGCGCCGTCCTGGAACTTGCGCGATCGGTGGTGGCGCAGCGTCTCGAGGCTTCGCTGGACAATCCGCACAGGATAATCGACGCGCATAGCGAGCTGGTACGCCTGAGCGGCGAGCAGCCGACCTACAATTTCGACGCCGGGCTTCTGGCGATGGAAATCGGCACCTTGCTCGCGAAGGCCGCTGCGGCTAGCGAGCGGGCCGATGGCTGA
- the tmk gene encoding dTMP kinase, whose protein sequence is MMPGRFIAFEGGEGMGKSTQARLLAEFLRGEGRSVELTREPGGTPGAEAIRELLLSPPGEGWTLGAEALLFAAARADHVARKIRPAIEAGDWVICDRFLDSSRAYQGRAGGMGDDRVRTLHEIGSGGLVPDVTVVIDAPIGDVAARLVNRDGEESDAIGGRAAEYHASVNAAFLEFARAEPDRFAIVDGRGSVEEVHEKVLDALSRFLGTP, encoded by the coding sequence CTGATGCCGGGCCGTTTCATCGCATTCGAGGGTGGCGAAGGCATGGGCAAGTCGACCCAGGCTCGCTTGTTGGCCGAATTTCTGCGTGGAGAAGGCCGTTCGGTTGAATTGACGCGCGAGCCGGGCGGAACACCCGGTGCGGAAGCGATCAGAGAGCTGCTCCTTTCGCCACCCGGGGAGGGCTGGACTCTCGGAGCGGAGGCGCTGCTTTTCGCTGCCGCGCGGGCCGATCACGTTGCCCGCAAAATTCGCCCCGCGATCGAGGCCGGCGACTGGGTGATCTGCGACCGCTTCCTCGATTCCAGTCGCGCCTATCAGGGCCGAGCGGGCGGGATGGGCGATGATCGTGTGAGGACTTTGCACGAGATAGGCAGCGGCGGATTGGTGCCGGATGTCACAGTCGTCATCGACGCGCCCATTGGCGATGTCGCCGCGCGTCTCGTCAATCGCGACGGAGAGGAAAGCGATGCGATCGGCGGGAGAGCAGCCGAGTATCACGCATCCGTAAACGCTGCCTTTCTGGAATTCGCGCGGGCCGAGCCGGATCGATTCGCTATCGTCGATGGCAGGGGGTCCGTCGAGGAGGTGCACGAAAAGGTCCTCGATGCGCTGTCACGCTTTTTGGGAACCCCCTGA